A segment of the Terribacillus aidingensis genome:
CGCTCATAATCATCTCGAGACCCCGTGTAAGGAACGCGTTTGGCAAATTGTACAAATGCGGGATAAAGCTGGTCGTCAAAAAGGAGCTGGCTCAACTTCTTCCCCATCTGTATTCGCTCATCCACACTTGTAAAATGGTGAGCATACAGTCCGTACAACTCCCCATCCATTGTCGGGAAGAACACAGTATTCAAACGAAAAAAATCTTGAAGCTGATATGGCCAGCGGCGGAAGACATGCTTTTTATAGAACGGCTGGACGATGACAGGCGAGCCGATGACATGCTGTTCGTTGACGATAAGGCAGTACAGCAGCTGCTGCATGTCACCTTCTTTTATGAATTGCTTCCACGTTTCTTCCATAAAAGCAGACACACGAAAATGATGAAGATGTGCAATCATGTCAATTTGTCCTTTTTTATGTGACTCATACAACAGCAACTGCGGATAAGCATCAGAGAAGATGAGCCAATTGGCACGTTCGTAAAGAGAAAAAAGCTGTTTTCTTATGCGTGCTGACAGTAAGTCCTGAAACATATCCAAATGTAAATCTGTCATATTCCAGCCAGCGTTCCTAGAAACCATGGAAGCCAGGAATGCCCACTTTATCTCTGGATTCCGTTCATAAAAAGCTTGATAAGCCATCGTTCTTCGGATATTATCTAAGTTTGCAGCGGCTGTTTTCTCTTCGATGGAAGAAAGCAATTGTGCTATGTCAGTAATTGTCATCGAATTGCCCCTTTTTTCAGTTGAGTTACAGACACAAAGTGAAGTATTCTAAGGATTATGGTATGATCATTCCTATAGTGGGGGGAGAAACCGTGCAATATCCTAACGGGAAAAAGATCATCAGACAAACTGCTGCATCGAGGCTCACACAGCCTGTCGACTTCGGCAACAGAGGGATGACTTTAGAGGAAGATATCAATGAGACGAACGAGTATTATCTCGCTCAGCAAAAGGCTATCATCCACAAAAAACCTACCCCAGTGCAGATTGTCCAGGTCGACTATCCAAAACGAAGTGCAGCGGTCATTAAAGAAGCGTATTTCAAACAAGCATCCACTACGGATTATAATGGCGTATATCGCGGAAAATATGTAGACTTCGAAGCCAAGGTCACAAAAAACAAGACTAGTTTCCCGCTCTCCAATTTCCACGAGCACCAGATTTCCCACATGGAGCATGTATGCAGCCATGGGGCTATCTGCTTCGTCATTATGCGTTTTTCCGCACATAATCAAACATTTTTTTTCGAAGCAGAGAAACTTTTTCCGTGGTGGAAACGTCAATATGATGGAGGCAGAAAATCCATTCCCTACGAAGTGATTTGTGAGCAAGGATTTCTGATTCCAATGAAGTATCAGGCAAAGGTCGATTACTTACACATTATCGACCAGCTTCATTTTAGAACGGAGGAAGAGGAGTAATGGCAGAAAAGGGCCAATCTCGTGCATCAAGAAGAAAACAGAAAAAGAAGAAAAAACCTATTTGGAAGAAAATATTACTTACGATTGTATTA
Coding sequences within it:
- the recU gene encoding Holliday junction resolvase RecU, with the translated sequence MIRQTAASRLTQPVDFGNRGMTLEEDINETNEYYLAQQKAIIHKKPTPVQIVQVDYPKRSAAVIKEAYFKQASTTDYNGVYRGKYVDFEAKVTKNKTSFPLSNFHEHQISHMEHVCSHGAICFVIMRFSAHNQTFFFEAEKLFPWWKRQYDGGRKSIPYEVICEQGFLIPMKYQAKVDYLHIIDQLHFRTEEEE
- a CDS encoding DUF2515 family protein produces the protein MTITDIAQLLSSIEEKTAAANLDNIRRTMAYQAFYERNPEIKWAFLASMVSRNAGWNMTDLHLDMFQDLLSARIRKQLFSLYERANWLIFSDAYPQLLLYESHKKGQIDMIAHLHHFRVSAFMEETWKQFIKEGDMQQLLYCLIVNEQHVIGSPVIVQPFYKKHVFRRWPYQLQDFFRLNTVFFPTMDGELYGLYAHHFTSVDERIQMGKKLSQLLFDDQLYPAFVQFAKRVPYTGSRDDYERYGRFRTIGSCPLRACYPVITHKDIIRTDWYRYGGIKRSWLTPEKKKRHRPTGTVFYWKRRLMKIAALIKKKSKAIN